A region from the Hydrogenimonas sp. genome encodes:
- a CDS encoding ribose-1,5-bisphosphate isomerase has translation MLEEFIENGADIDDIRGAAMKIAEARPMMASVFRLANDLLFNLEDMQSVDGALRFIERFVEEMEVSAQRVTDQASQLVAESGTVMTHSFSSLVKETVLKSLESNPSLRIICTESRPKNEGVKFAQALCEAGAETILVTDAAAGYMCKRADMLLLGADGIGSFGLVHKTGSYPLSLVAKENGIPTVVLAGREKIWPFKLERVVEPPKPAGEIAEKGCFERVNLYFDTTPLKFIDRVVTEIGILDRNRIEALSKETPLHPLLASE, from the coding sequence ATGCTTGAAGAGTTTATCGAAAACGGAGCCGATATAGATGATATCAGGGGTGCGGCTATGAAGATAGCCGAAGCCAGGCCCATGATGGCTTCGGTATTCAGGTTGGCCAACGACCTTTTGTTCAATCTTGAAGATATGCAGAGTGTGGATGGAGCTCTCCGGTTTATAGAGCGGTTTGTAGAAGAGATGGAGGTGTCGGCTCAGAGGGTGACCGATCAGGCTTCGCAGCTGGTTGCAGAGTCCGGTACCGTTATGACACACTCTTTCAGCTCTCTGGTCAAAGAGACCGTTTTGAAATCTTTGGAGTCGAATCCGTCTCTTCGCATAATCTGCACCGAATCGAGACCGAAAAACGAGGGTGTGAAGTTTGCACAGGCTCTCTGCGAAGCCGGGGCGGAGACGATTCTCGTAACGGATGCGGCTGCCGGATATATGTGCAAAAGGGCGGATATGCTGCTGCTTGGAGCCGACGGCATCGGAAGTTTCGGGCTTGTTCATAAAACAGGAAGTTATCCTCTTTCACTGGTCGCAAAAGAGAACGGTATACCGACTGTCGTGCTGGCGGGAAGAGAGAAGATCTGGCCTTTCAAACTCGAAAGAGTGGTCGAACCGCCGAAACCTGCCGGTGAAATAGCGGAAAAGGGTTGCTTCGAAAGGGTGAACCTATATTTCGACACCACGCCTTTGAAGTTTATAGATAGGGTTGTGACGGAGATCGGTATTCTCGATCGTAACCGGATAGAAGCTCTTTCCAAAGAGACTCCTCTCCACCCTCTGCTTGCCTCAGAGTGA
- a CDS encoding carboxyl-terminal protease — MIKRKRGLIAAGFVSTFASLTLIGTPSLFAESDTNSTVSKLEALSKFTRVIGTVEKYYVDDLTINEIINKAIKGLMANLDAHSSFLDAKSFKEMKIQTSGEFGGLGVTVGMRDGALTVIAPLEGTPAYKAGLKSGDIILKINDKSTLNMTLDEAVSLMRGKPKTKITLTIVRKNEPKPLVITIIRDIIKIESVYTKKVGTDILYIRVVSFDKKVVHDIKKALKENPNAKGLIIDLRNNPGGLLDQAVGMVDLFVDKGVIVSQKGRIKEENQVYRAHSRGTYKKIPIVVLVNGGSASASEIVSGSLQDHRRAIIVGEKTFGKGSVQIIMPINKSEALRLTIARYYLPSGRTIQAVGVTPDINVSFGKVTVEENHFSLKEAELKKHLEGELEKIDGKSEKESENSETLPKEKLITQEDLYNDNQLKEGVDILRALIIITQEKK; from the coding sequence ATGATAAAAAGAAAAAGAGGCTTGATAGCCGCGGGGTTTGTTTCCACATTTGCATCTCTGACGCTTATAGGTACTCCCAGCCTGTTTGCCGAAAGTGATACCAACAGTACCGTTTCCAAACTGGAAGCGTTGAGCAAGTTCACAAGGGTTATAGGTACGGTTGAAAAGTACTATGTCGACGACCTGACTATTAACGAAATAATAAACAAGGCGATAAAAGGGCTCATGGCCAACCTGGACGCCCACTCCTCTTTCCTTGACGCAAAAAGCTTCAAGGAGATGAAGATCCAGACAAGTGGTGAGTTCGGCGGACTCGGAGTCACCGTCGGTATGCGTGACGGCGCCCTGACCGTCATAGCACCTCTCGAAGGGACCCCGGCATACAAAGCGGGTCTGAAGTCCGGAGATATCATCCTCAAAATCAACGACAAATCGACACTAAATATGACGCTCGACGAAGCGGTATCTCTGATGAGAGGAAAGCCGAAAACCAAGATAACACTGACGATAGTGCGCAAGAACGAGCCGAAACCGCTTGTAATAACCATCATCAGGGATATCATAAAGATAGAGTCGGTATATACCAAGAAAGTGGGTACGGATATCCTCTATATACGTGTAGTTTCGTTCGACAAAAAAGTGGTGCACGATATTAAAAAGGCACTCAAGGAGAACCCCAATGCCAAAGGCCTTATAATAGACCTCAGGAACAATCCCGGGGGGCTGCTCGACCAGGCGGTAGGCATGGTTGATCTTTTTGTCGACAAAGGTGTCATAGTCTCCCAGAAAGGCCGCATAAAAGAGGAGAACCAGGTTTACAGGGCGCACAGCAGGGGAACCTACAAAAAGATACCGATAGTCGTACTCGTAAACGGGGGAAGCGCCAGCGCCAGCGAAATTGTCAGCGGCTCTCTGCAGGACCACAGACGTGCGATCATAGTCGGTGAAAAGACTTTCGGAAAAGGTAGCGTCCAGATCATCATGCCTATCAACAAATCCGAAGCGCTCAGGCTCACCATAGCACGCTACTATCTGCCCAGCGGAAGGACCATACAGGCCGTAGGCGTAACACCGGATATAAATGTATCTTTCGGAAAAGTCACCGTCGAAGAGAACCACTTTTCGCTGAAAGAGGCGGAGCTAAAAAAACATCTCGAGGGTGAGCTCGAAAAGATCGACGGCAAGAGTGAAAAAGAGAGTGAAAACAGTGAGACTCTACCAAAAGAGAAGCTGATCACACAAGAGGATCTCTACAACGACAACCAACTCAAAGAGGGGGTTGACATACTACGAGCACTCATCATCATTACACAGGAGAAGAAATGA
- a CDS encoding putative periplasmic protein: protein MISLYFRSILALSILTGVLFGAQTEPSVFPDSTDSLELRSEDINETPGSAEQLIYLNIEKLPEKIYVGQIFPVTVKVTSLERERPLYIRLEGGRNIRLIKEPETIEPKAISRLAYYFKATGSPIRLPYFIAAYSDEPQGEYQAGGETVRAVRLNPPKEFCNVLAKRMELINYQASTYTGDSNILALQLKIDYGNFDDFHLQNSTNQGIDSFSGDINDTTLFYYAVYPAGLEQLTFSYFNLEKNRYEKFRVPIIVKRSSVSTQSNLDPQASEFTKFKIATTAFFITLWLILWAVRKSWIYPLLIMLAGAYLVTYLIPLKSVCIKPQSRLYLLPTMQSTPFMTLYERTEAKKMNGNENYTKIQLPNSTIGWVKNEDLCSN from the coding sequence GTGATCTCTCTATACTTCCGCTCCATCCTGGCCCTTTCTATTCTGACAGGAGTGCTCTTCGGTGCACAGACGGAGCCGTCGGTCTTTCCTGACTCTACTGATTCCCTGGAGCTCCGGAGTGAAGATATAAACGAGACTCCAGGCTCTGCCGAACAGTTAATATATCTCAATATCGAGAAACTGCCCGAAAAGATCTATGTGGGCCAGATATTCCCCGTTACGGTGAAAGTGACATCTCTCGAAAGAGAGCGACCCCTTTATATACGTCTGGAGGGGGGAAGAAATATTCGGCTCATAAAAGAGCCCGAGACGATCGAGCCGAAAGCGATAAGCAGGTTAGCATACTACTTCAAAGCTACCGGTAGCCCTATACGTCTACCATACTTCATAGCCGCCTATTCCGACGAACCGCAAGGAGAGTATCAAGCCGGCGGAGAAACTGTAAGGGCCGTCCGTCTCAATCCGCCGAAAGAGTTCTGCAATGTTCTGGCGAAGAGGATGGAACTGATCAACTACCAGGCTTCTACATATACCGGCGACAGCAACATACTCGCTCTTCAACTGAAGATCGATTACGGCAATTTCGACGATTTCCATCTTCAAAACTCTACGAACCAGGGGATAGACTCGTTCAGCGGAGATATCAACGACACTACCCTTTTCTACTACGCCGTATATCCAGCGGGGCTGGAACAGCTTACATTCAGCTATTTCAACCTGGAAAAAAACAGATACGAAAAGTTTCGTGTTCCCATAATCGTAAAGCGGAGCAGCGTAAGTACCCAGAGCAATCTCGACCCGCAGGCAAGTGAATTTACAAAATTCAAAATCGCCACGACCGCCTTTTTCATCACTCTCTGGTTAATCCTTTGGGCAGTACGCAAAAGCTGGATCTACCCTCTGCTCATCATGCTTGCTGGGGCATATCTCGTGACATATCTAATTCCACTCAAAAGCGTATGTATCAAACCGCAAAGCAGACTCTACCTTCTTCCTACGATGCAGAGCACACCTTTCATGACACTTTATGAGCGGACAGAGGCGAAGAAGATGAACGGAAATGAGAACTATACGAAAATCCAGCTTCCGAACAGCACTATAGGATGGGTGAAAAATGAAGATCTTTGCTCGAATTAG
- a CDS encoding putative ABC transporter ATP-binding protein — protein MSEVKEKVLNIEGLTFGYTRQSLLYKDFSLTLHVGEIVTILGPSGSGKSTLFELIAGNLKPFEGKIERSPFSQVFQDPYSSFHPTYTIKNQIEDVADISGMETLCESMGVDPSLLEKRPHELSGGQLQRASIIRALLMKPKLLLADEPTSALDNLIQLDVMKLLLKTLDRVGILMITHDRDLAKWCSDRIVEL, from the coding sequence ATGTCCGAAGTCAAAGAGAAGGTTCTGAATATAGAGGGTCTCACTTTCGGCTACACTAGGCAGAGCCTTCTTTACAAGGATTTCTCCCTTACCCTTCATGTGGGAGAGATCGTAACGATACTGGGCCCCAGCGGAAGCGGAAAGAGCACCCTTTTCGAACTGATAGCTGGAAATCTGAAACCGTTTGAGGGAAAGATCGAGAGAAGCCCGTTTTCACAGGTTTTCCAGGACCCCTACAGCTCTTTCCACCCGACATACACCATAAAGAACCAGATAGAAGATGTGGCGGACATTTCCGGCATGGAGACTCTCTGCGAAAGTATGGGGGTGGACCCTTCGCTGCTTGAAAAGAGGCCTCATGAACTCTCCGGGGGCCAGCTTCAGAGGGCTTCGATCATAAGGGCACTGCTAATGAAACCGAAACTTCTGCTTGCGGATGAACCTACTTCCGCTCTTGACAACCTGATACAACTGGATGTGATGAAACTTCTTCTGAAAACTCTCGACCGCGTAGGAATATTGATGATCACGCACGACAGAGATCTGGCAAAGTGGTGCAGCGACCGGATAGTCGAGCTTTGA
- a CDS encoding phosphoribosylaminoimidazole-succinocarboxamide synthase: MTKKELLYEGKAKRLFTTDNPEELVAEFKDDLTAFNGEKHSQEIGKGALNNKISSELFKLLESAGIPTHFIDMPDENHMLVKKVDIILIEVVVRNIATGSLTKRLGIEDGTPLPFALVEFYYKRDDLGDPLINDEHCLILDLVKSEADLEELKRLGREINTILKAFFAKKGLNLVDFKVEFGYDSSGKIILADEISPDSCRFWDMESGEKLDKDRFRQGLGGLKLAYEEVLRRILSSE, from the coding sequence ATGACAAAAAAAGAGCTGCTGTACGAAGGTAAGGCCAAACGCCTATTCACAACCGACAATCCGGAGGAGCTGGTTGCCGAGTTCAAAGACGATCTGACCGCATTCAACGGTGAAAAACATTCCCAGGAGATAGGCAAAGGGGCACTCAACAACAAAATAAGCTCCGAACTCTTCAAACTCCTAGAGAGCGCCGGAATACCTACACACTTCATAGATATGCCGGATGAAAACCATATGCTGGTTAAAAAGGTAGATATTATTCTGATCGAGGTGGTTGTAAGAAACATCGCTACAGGGAGCCTGACGAAACGCCTCGGTATCGAAGACGGAACCCCTCTACCCTTTGCACTCGTGGAGTTCTACTACAAGCGTGACGATCTGGGCGATCCCCTGATCAATGACGAACACTGCCTTATCCTAGACCTCGTTAAAAGTGAAGCCGATCTTGAGGAGCTGAAGAGACTTGGAAGGGAGATAAACACCATTCTCAAAGCCTTTTTCGCAAAAAAAGGTCTCAATCTCGTTGACTTCAAGGTGGAATTCGGTTACGACAGCAGCGGAAAGATCATCCTTGCGGATGAGATAAGTCCTGACAGCTGCCGTTTCTGGGATATGGAGTCGGGCGAGAAGCTCGACAAAGATCGTTTCAGGCAGGGGCTCGGCGGCCTTAAACTCGCCTACGAAGAGGTTTTGAGACGTATTCTTTCAAGTGAGTAA
- a CDS encoding 1-acyl-sn-glycerol-3-phosphate acyltransferase: MKIFARIRFYYSAFVISLVVSLMIPLLKLFPRHKEKILHYGNKTMMALMFAAIEKVGEPDPKAQLYLLNHQGIVDIITMEALLPINLNWVAKRELFEVPWFGNLLSNAEMIAVDRSDKRGLIKLLKDVKRSINELHRPVALFPEGTRAKGQKLLPFKEGGKFIAEKLGLVVQPVVIVGSKRVVNEHEQTSIGGSVKVIFLPSIDTKEAPADWYERLRAEMQERIDQELERESLSR; this comes from the coding sequence ATGAAGATCTTTGCTCGAATTAGATTCTACTACTCCGCTTTTGTCATCTCTCTGGTAGTATCTCTTATGATACCGCTGTTGAAACTGTTTCCGCGCCACAAAGAGAAAATTCTACACTACGGCAACAAAACTATGATGGCTTTGATGTTTGCAGCTATCGAAAAGGTAGGAGAGCCTGATCCGAAAGCGCAGCTATATCTCCTAAACCATCAGGGAATAGTCGACATTATCACGATGGAGGCCCTGCTTCCTATCAACCTGAACTGGGTTGCGAAAAGAGAACTCTTCGAAGTTCCATGGTTCGGAAACCTGCTGAGTAATGCGGAGATGATAGCCGTGGACAGAAGCGACAAAAGAGGCCTGATAAAACTTCTCAAAGATGTAAAAAGGTCGATAAACGAGCTCCACAGGCCTGTCGCCCTTTTTCCGGAAGGCACCAGGGCGAAAGGGCAGAAGCTGCTGCCCTTCAAAGAGGGGGGCAAATTTATAGCGGAAAAGCTGGGGCTGGTAGTTCAGCCGGTGGTTATCGTAGGAAGCAAAAGAGTGGTAAACGAGCATGAGCAAACCTCCATAGGCGGAAGTGTCAAAGTGATATTTCTCCCATCCATAGATACGAAGGAAGCCCCGGCCGACTGGTATGAGCGGCTTAGGGCCGAGATGCAGGAGAGGATAGACCAAGAGCTTGAAAGAGAGAGTCTGAGCCGGTAG
- a CDS encoding phosphoribosylformylglycinamidine synthase, PurS subunit: protein MQSVHKTEYQYYITGEQMKAIVNVYLKEGVLDPQGKAVHHALGALGFENVENVRVGKQIVLDMEASSMHEAEKEVEKMCETLLANTVIEDYSIEIVQ from the coding sequence ATGCAGAGCGTGCATAAAACGGAATATCAATATTATATAACTGGAGAGCAGATGAAAGCAATCGTAAACGTTTATCTAAAAGAGGGTGTTCTAGACCCGCAGGGGAAAGCGGTGCATCACGCGCTTGGTGCGCTCGGTTTTGAAAATGTGGAAAATGTACGTGTCGGCAAGCAGATCGTTCTGGATATGGAGGCATCCTCCATGCACGAAGCAGAAAAAGAGGTGGAGAAGATGTGCGAAACGCTGCTGGCCAATACCGTCATTGAAGACTACTCCATAGAGATAGTGCAATGA
- a CDS encoding phosphoribosylformylglycinamidine synthase, glutamine amidotransferase subuni, which produces MKIVVPQFPGTNCEFDTKYAFERLGHEVRIVWHEDETIPADTELVVVPGGFSYGDYLRSGAIARFSPIMKAVKAYADNGGYVLGICNGFQILLESHLLPGAMKRNENLHFVSKHQYLKVENIDNRFLRRCKKGEILNIPIAHAEGNYFIEEEGLKKLHENGQVLLTYCNSKGEPDNPNGSVDNIAGICNSERNVFGLMPHPERAIEAILGSDDGIKMLEGFIS; this is translated from the coding sequence ATGAAAATCGTCGTTCCACAGTTTCCCGGTACGAACTGCGAGTTCGACACCAAGTATGCTTTCGAACGGCTGGGGCACGAAGTTCGCATAGTCTGGCATGAAGATGAGACGATTCCGGCCGATACAGAACTTGTTGTAGTTCCTGGAGGCTTCAGTTACGGAGACTATCTAAGAAGCGGTGCCATTGCCCGCTTCAGTCCGATAATGAAAGCGGTAAAGGCGTATGCGGATAACGGCGGATATGTTCTCGGTATCTGCAACGGATTCCAGATTCTTCTCGAGAGCCACCTTCTCCCAGGAGCCATGAAACGGAACGAAAACCTTCACTTCGTATCGAAGCACCAGTATCTGAAAGTAGAAAACATCGACAACCGTTTCCTGAGGAGGTGCAAAAAGGGAGAGATACTCAATATCCCGATTGCCCATGCGGAAGGAAACTATTTCATAGAGGAAGAAGGGCTGAAAAAGCTGCATGAAAACGGACAGGTGCTGCTTACATACTGTAACAGCAAAGGAGAGCCCGACAATCCGAACGGCTCTGTAGACAACATTGCCGGAATCTGCAACAGCGAACGAAACGTTTTCGGGCTCATGCCGCATCCGGAGCGGGCGATAGAGGCGATACTCGGCTCTGACGACGGAATTAAAATGCTTGAAGGGTTTATCTCCTAA
- a CDS encoding nicotinamidase yields the protein MKIAITENDALAVVDMQRDFMPGGALAVPGADRIVDRVNDYIRIFEKRGRPVYFTGDWHPEKHISFKANGGIWPVHCLQGSPGADFCDGLYVPSDNRFIISKGVSEDFDAYSAFQGTALRKLLAERGVKRLYVCGIATDYCVKETLLGAENLGLRTVLLSDAVKGVNTVKGDSESAVSKMLGAGAVAAVFDDLGYSFR from the coding sequence ATGAAGATTGCGATTACGGAAAATGACGCACTTGCGGTTGTCGATATGCAAAGAGACTTTATGCCCGGTGGAGCTCTGGCGGTGCCGGGTGCCGACAGAATAGTCGATAGAGTCAACGACTATATCAGGATTTTCGAAAAAAGAGGGCGGCCCGTCTACTTTACAGGGGACTGGCATCCCGAAAAACATATATCATTCAAGGCAAACGGCGGTATATGGCCGGTCCACTGTCTGCAGGGGAGTCCGGGAGCCGATTTTTGCGACGGCCTCTATGTGCCTTCGGATAACAGGTTCATAATTTCGAAAGGTGTTTCGGAAGATTTCGACGCCTATTCCGCATTTCAGGGAACGGCTCTAAGGAAACTGCTTGCCGAAAGAGGGGTAAAGAGGCTCTATGTATGCGGGATCGCGACAGATTACTGTGTAAAAGAGACGCTGCTTGGAGCTGAAAATCTTGGCTTGAGGACCGTTTTACTATCTGATGCGGTGAAAGGTGTCAATACAGTTAAAGGAGATTCCGAATCTGCCGTATCGAAAATGTTGGGTGCAGGAGCGGTAGCCGCGGTTTTCGATGATCTGGGGTATAGCTTTAGATAG
- a CDS encoding nicotinate phosphoribosyltransferase produces the protein MMKFGFVNDSNMALLTDLYELTMAQSYFDAGMNETAVFDFFSRRARHRSYLVSAGLEQVLYYLKKIRFTDEEIEFLASSGRFSDDFLHYLERFRFSGDVYAVDEGEILFENEPFITVEAPLIEAQLVETFIINTMQISILTATKAMRCRSVAGETTLVDFGLRRAHGTDAGMKAARSSYIGGFAGTSNVLASKTFGIPAFGTMAHSYVLAHDSELDAFTHFLKTYPDNSILLVDTFDTLNGVKNAIEAARKCGLKNFKGVRLDSGDIEELAKRSRKMLDDAGFKDAMIFVSGGLNEFKIKNLLQKGAPVDGWGVGTELVVSADTPYLDCAYKLVEYNGIPRMKFSPHKVTLPSKKQIYRKFRDGLLEEDTLALRDETVGGTPLMRQYMRNGEILIEPAPLELIRQKAQKSFDSLPPEMREIKSNRTLTPKLSPGLTSLVKRVEKSL, from the coding sequence ATGATGAAATTCGGTTTTGTAAACGACAGTAACATGGCTCTTCTTACGGATCTCTATGAACTCACCATGGCACAGAGCTATTTCGACGCCGGTATGAACGAAACGGCTGTTTTCGACTTCTTCTCCAGAAGAGCCCGACACCGCTCATACCTGGTCAGTGCGGGGTTGGAACAGGTACTCTACTATCTGAAAAAGATCAGATTTACGGATGAAGAGATAGAGTTTCTCGCAAGTAGCGGAAGGTTCAGCGACGACTTTCTGCACTATCTGGAAAGATTCAGATTCAGCGGCGACGTATATGCGGTGGATGAGGGGGAGATACTCTTTGAAAACGAACCGTTCATAACCGTAGAAGCCCCCCTGATCGAGGCACAACTTGTAGAGACATTCATAATAAACACTATGCAGATAAGCATACTTACGGCCACCAAAGCGATGCGATGCCGCAGCGTGGCGGGGGAGACGACGCTTGTAGATTTCGGTCTCCGGCGTGCACACGGAACCGATGCCGGGATGAAAGCCGCCAGAAGCTCATACATAGGCGGTTTCGCAGGCACCTCCAACGTTCTGGCCTCCAAAACGTTCGGCATACCGGCATTCGGTACGATGGCCCACTCCTATGTGCTGGCCCACGACAGCGAGTTGGATGCCTTCACCCATTTTCTCAAAACCTACCCGGACAACTCGATACTTCTAGTCGACACTTTCGATACGCTAAACGGCGTAAAAAACGCTATCGAGGCTGCAAGGAAGTGCGGTCTGAAAAATTTCAAAGGGGTTCGTCTCGATAGCGGAGATATCGAAGAGCTTGCAAAGCGTAGCAGAAAGATGCTCGACGATGCCGGATTCAAAGATGCCATGATATTCGTCAGCGGAGGATTGAACGAGTTCAAGATCAAAAATCTGCTGCAAAAGGGAGCTCCGGTAGACGGCTGGGGGGTGGGCACCGAACTTGTCGTATCCGCCGACACACCCTATCTGGACTGCGCATACAAACTCGTCGAGTACAACGGCATACCCAGGATGAAATTCAGTCCCCATAAGGTGACACTCCCTTCAAAAAAACAGATATACCGAAAGTTCAGAGATGGGCTCTTGGAGGAGGACACACTGGCTCTACGTGACGAAACGGTTGGGGGCACCCCTCTGATGAGGCAGTATATGCGAAACGGAGAGATTCTCATTGAGCCCGCTCCGCTGGAGCTCATACGTCAAAAGGCGCAAAAAAGTTTCGACTCCCTGCCGCCTGAGATGAGAGAGATTAAGAGCAACCGTACTTTGACGCCGAAGCTCAGTCCCGGACTCACCTCTTTGGTGAAGAGAGTGGAGAAGTCACTCTGA
- a CDS encoding gamma-glutamyl phosphate reductase: MEKYLEEAKKASSVLATLKGEKKNSVLNRIADALEANSALILEHNRFDMEEGERNGLSSALMDRLFLDEGRIASMAQAVRDIAALKEPVGRVLDGWVTDNGLRIEKVSIPIGVVGIIYESRPNVTSDAAALCFKSGNVAILKGGKEAQQSNEAIAGIIQRTLEEEGLPGSLISLLPDASREGVAKLIKMDRYVDLIIPRGGEALIRFVNENATVPVVKHDKGLCHTYIHKAADLDEAVKISVNAKCQRPGVCNAMETLVVDEAVAAEILPMLKEAFDAESTRLLGDEATREIIEVEEAGEEDYDTEYLANILSIKVVKDIDEAISHIRRYGSGHSEAIVTNDHRAAEKFLDEIDAACVYVNASTRFTDGGAFGFGAEVGISTNKLHARGPMGINDLTTYKYKIYGDGQIR; encoded by the coding sequence ATGGAAAAGTATCTTGAAGAGGCGAAAAAGGCATCGAGTGTACTCGCTACACTCAAAGGTGAGAAGAAGAACTCAGTTTTGAACAGGATTGCGGACGCTCTGGAGGCAAACAGCGCCCTGATTCTGGAACATAACCGGTTCGATATGGAGGAGGGTGAAAGAAACGGGCTCTCTTCGGCGTTGATGGACAGGCTCTTTCTGGACGAGGGGCGTATAGCTTCTATGGCGCAGGCGGTACGTGACATAGCCGCCCTGAAGGAGCCGGTGGGCAGAGTGCTCGACGGCTGGGTGACGGATAACGGGCTGCGCATAGAGAAGGTCTCCATTCCCATAGGCGTGGTAGGGATAATCTACGAGTCCAGACCCAACGTGACCAGCGATGCCGCGGCACTCTGCTTCAAAAGCGGAAACGTTGCCATACTCAAAGGGGGCAAGGAGGCTCAGCAGAGCAACGAGGCGATAGCCGGGATAATACAGCGTACCCTTGAAGAGGAGGGGCTTCCGGGCTCTCTGATAAGCCTTCTGCCGGACGCAAGCAGGGAGGGGGTAGCGAAGCTGATAAAGATGGACAGATATGTCGATCTGATCATCCCCAGGGGAGGGGAGGCCCTGATAAGATTCGTAAACGAGAACGCCACGGTTCCGGTGGTCAAACACGACAAGGGGCTCTGCCACACCTACATACACAAAGCGGCCGATCTTGACGAGGCTGTCAAAATTTCGGTCAATGCCAAGTGTCAGCGTCCCGGTGTCTGCAACGCTATGGAGACACTTGTTGTAGATGAAGCCGTGGCGGCCGAAATACTGCCGATGCTCAAAGAGGCTTTCGATGCTGAGTCGACCAGGCTTTTGGGTGATGAGGCCACAAGAGAGATAATAGAGGTCGAAGAGGCAGGTGAAGAGGATTACGATACCGAGTATCTGGCAAATATCCTCTCTATAAAAGTGGTGAAAGATATAGATGAGGCGATATCCCATATACGAAGATACGGCTCCGGACACTCGGAGGCGATTGTAACGAATGACCACAGGGCTGCCGAGAAGTTTTTGGACGAGATAGATGCCGCATGCGTATATGTCAACGCATCTACCAGGTTTACGGACGGAGGGGCGTTCGGATTCGGTGCCGAGGTAGGGATCAGTACCAACAAGCTTCATGCGAGAGGGCCGATGGGGATCAACGACCTGACCACCTACAAATACAAGATATACGGTGACGGGCAGATAAGATAG
- a CDS encoding alternate gene name: ipa-20r, producing MSGSTRKNLSPGMRVLIVLKEDQRTGKLTEGEIQDILTKSATHPHGIKVRLRSGEVGRVKKIIT from the coding sequence ATGAGCGGTTCAACACGGAAAAATCTATCTCCGGGGATGCGCGTACTGATCGTTCTCAAAGAGGACCAGCGCACGGGAAAACTGACGGAGGGGGAGATTCAGGATATTCTTACCAAATCCGCAACCCACCCGCACGGAATAAAGGTCCGCCTCAGAAGCGGAGAGGTTGGACGTGTAAAAAAGATTATCACTTAA
- a CDS encoding periplasmic nitrate reductase component NapL → MDVFDIKKARLLYRIALDPVKDGRGVPMPARILSVDILDSSLLIVSIGEGGFRNLWLYRKYRLKKLAGEERKLYIKEARFSSDGFAVLGTFGSEAVLYGIEEGYEAYRRGVSESTIGDMVVSGDGERAIFSDEAGEIRVVDIGSGKTVRKVDSRHLDKIGSLAYEKGVLISGGHDRKVGIHSDGSDSYYIDAGFPVFCVGLSPDAKIGVFLRGDDQVLQLFDVKSGKLTDRLVGHSAIVNQIRFVANRTLLTSERGNRVLLWHIGE, encoded by the coding sequence GTGGATGTTTTCGATATAAAAAAGGCCAGGCTTCTCTACCGGATAGCTCTCGATCCCGTTAAAGACGGCAGAGGGGTGCCGATGCCGGCCAGGATTTTAAGCGTCGATATCCTTGACAGCTCTCTGCTTATCGTATCGATAGGAGAGGGCGGGTTCAGGAATCTTTGGCTCTATAGGAAGTACAGGCTGAAAAAGCTGGCGGGGGAGGAGCGAAAACTCTATATCAAAGAGGCGAGATTTTCCTCCGACGGGTTTGCCGTACTCGGAACGTTCGGCTCGGAAGCGGTCCTATACGGCATTGAAGAGGGGTATGAAGCCTATAGAAGAGGCGTCTCGGAGAGTACCATAGGGGATATGGTCGTCAGCGGTGACGGAGAGAGGGCAATATTTTCGGATGAAGCGGGGGAGATCAGGGTAGTGGATATCGGAAGCGGTAAAACGGTGCGGAAAGTGGACTCACGCCATCTGGATAAGATAGGATCCCTGGCCTATGAAAAGGGTGTTCTGATCAGCGGCGGACATGATAGAAAGGTGGGTATTCACTCTGACGGTTCAGATTCATACTACATCGATGCCGGTTTTCCGGTCTTTTGTGTCGGGTTGAGCCCGGATGCGAAGATCGGAGTCTTTCTTAGAGGAGATGACCAGGTGCTGCAGCTTTTTGATGTAAAGAGCGGTAAACTGACCGACCGGCTGGTCGGTCACAGTGCGATTGTGAACCAGATTAGATTTGTAGCTAACCGAACCCTGCTCACCTCGGAGCGGGGCAACAGGGTTCTACTCTGGCATATAGGCGAATAG